In the Nocardioides marmotae genome, TTCTCCGCGGGCGTCTCCGACCTCGACGGCGACAAGGCGACCGCGCTCGTCGCGGGCTCGTTCACCTCCAGCTACCCGCGCAACGCCAAGCAGCCCGACGGTCCCCGGGTGGACGTCGAGCCGGTGACCTTCCGGGTCCGGGTGGAGCTGGTGCGCACCGACGGCACGTGGCTCGTCGACGACTTCGACCCGGTGCTCGCCGAGGGCGAGGAGGGGAGCGCACCGTGACCCCCAGCTGGTACGACGTGCTCGGTGTCGAGCCGACCGCCTCGGACGAGGGAATCCGCGCCGCGTGGAAGGCCGCGATCGCCGACCTCGACCCCACCGACCGACGCTTCCGCGCCGCCAACCAGGCCGCGGAGGTGCTCCTGGACCCCGACCGGCGCGCCGCCCACGACGCCCAGCTCGCTGCCGAGGAGGCCGCCGAGGAGGCCGTCGCCGAGGACGCGGCCGGGGAGGCCGAGGCCCAGCCGGAGCCGGGCCTGGAGCCGGCGCCGGCCGTGGGGGTGGAGCCGGCCGCCGCGCCCCGCTCGCGCCACGTGCCGTCCTGGCTGCTCGCGGTGGTCGCCGTGCTGGCCGCCGGCGCTGTGGCGCTCGCGGTGGTGCTCGCCCAGGACCTCGGCACCAACGCGGACGTCGTCGAGGACGCCGCCCGCGAGGCGCAGGCCACGGCCGAGCGCGCGATCGTGCCGGTGCTCTCCTTCGACCACCGCAGGCTCGAGGAGGACCGGGCCGCCGCGCGGTCCTACCTGACCCCGGCCTACCGCGAGGAGTACGACAAGCTCTTCGACGTCATCAGCCAGAACGCCCCGAGCACCGAGACCGTCGTGACCGGGCAGGTGCTCGCCTCGGGCCTGGCCCGCACCGACGACGACGGCACCCGGGTCGAGGTCGTCCTCTTCCTCGACCGGGTCACCGAGCGCAAGGACTACGACCAGCCGCGGACCAGCTACGACCAGGTCGCGGTGACCATGGTCGAGCGCGACGGCGACTGGCTGGTCGACGGGCTCGACACCACCCCGCTGGACTGACGCCCCGCCGGCCGGTCCGTGCCCCGGCCGGGGTGCTTGACCGGAGGGGCCCGACCGCGCATCATCGTCGGGACGATCGTCGCTGGAGCGCAAGCGGTATTGTCGCGCGCCCGGACTTGCGGTAAGGTAGCGCTTTGCGCCTGCCCTCAGATGCATTTCGGCCTGCCCGGTGGCTGATCTAGTGGGGGGCTCGGGCGCCATTCTGGCAGCGATCCTCGAAGGACACCTCTTGGCCGCGCGCACCACCTCTGGCAACCCCCGCCGCATCTCGTTCAACAAGATCCAGGACCCGATCGAGGTCCCGCAGCTCCTCTCCCTCCAGACCGACAGCTTCGACTGGCTGATCGGCAACGACAAGTGGAACGCCGTCGTCGAGCGCCGGCGCGCCGAGGGGGAGGACGTCTCGAGCAAGTCCGGTCTCCAGGAGATCTTCGAGGAGATCTCCCCGATCGAGGACTTCTCCGAGACCATGTCGCTCTCGTTCGAGAACCCTGTGTTCTACGACCCGAAGTACACGGTCGACGAGTGCAAGGAGAAGGACTTCACCTACTCCGCGCCGCTCTACGTCTCCGCCGAGTTCACCAACAACGACACCGGTGAGATCAAGGGCCAGACGGTCTTCATGGGCGACTTCCCGCTCATGACCGACAAGGGCACGTTCATCATCAACGGCACCGAGCGTGTCGTCGTCAGCCAGCTCGTCCGGTCGCCCGGCGTCTACTTCGAGCGCTCGGCGGACAAGACGTCCGACAAGGACATCTACACCGCCAAGATGATCCCGAGCCGCGGCGCCTGGCTGGAGTTCGAGATCGACAAGCGCGACCTGGTCGGCGTCCGCCTCGACCGCAAGCGCAAGCAGAACGTCACGGTCCTGCTCAAGGCCCTCGGCATGACCACCGAGCAGATCCTCGAGGAGTTCCGTCGTCCCGACGGCACCGTCTACGAGTCCATCGAGCTGACCCTGGAGAAGGACAACACCCAGGCTCAGGACGACGCGCTGCTCGACATCTACCGCAAGCTGCGCCCGGGCGAGCCGCCGACGCGTGAGGCCGCGCAGACGCTGCTGAACAACTACTACTTCAACCCCAAGCGCTACGACCTCGCCAAGGTCGGCCGCTACAAGATCAACAAGAAGCTCGGTCTGACCGAGGCCTTCGACCAGCAGACGCTGACCATCGACGACATCGTCGCGGCGATCAAGTACATCGTGGCTCTGCACGACGGCCAGGAGCAGCTCGAGGCGCCGCAGGGCACCCTCGACATCAGCTCCGACGACATCGACCACTTCGGCAACCGCCGCATGCGCACGGTGGGCGAGCTGATCCAGAACCAGCTCCGCACCGGTCTGGCGCGCATGGAGCGGGTGGTCCGCGAGCGGATGACGACCCAGGACGTCGAGGCCATCACGCCGCAGTCCCTGATCAACATCCGTCCCGTGGTCGCTGCGCTGAAGGAGTTCTTCGGCACCTCGCAGCTCTCGCAGTTCATGGACCAGACCAACCCGATCGCCGGCCTGACGCACAAGCGTCGCCTCTCGGCGCTCGGCCCCGGTGGTCTCTCCCGTGACCGCGCCGGCATGGAGGTCCGCGACGTCCACCCGTCGCACTACGGCCGCATGTGCCCGATCGAGACGCCGGAAGGCCCGAACATCGGTCTGATCGGCTCGCTCGCGTCGTACGGGCGGATCAACCCGTTCGGCTTCGTCGAGACGCCGTACCGCAAGGTCATCGACGGCCGGGTCACCGACCAGATCGACTACCTGACCGCCGACGACGAGGACCGCTACGTCATCGCCCAGGCCAACGCGGGCATGGACGACGACGGTCGGTTCACCGAGGAGCGCGTGCTGGTCCGCCAGCGCGACGGCGAGGTCTCGGAGATCCTGGCCGGCGAGGTCGACTACATGGACGTCTCGCCGCGGCAGATGGTCTCGGTCGCGACCGCGCTGATCCCGTTCCTCGAGCACGACGACGCCAACCGCGCGCTCATGGGCGCCAACATGCAGCGTCAGGCCGTCCCGCTCATCACGAGCGACAGCCCGCTGGTCGGCACCGGCATCGAGTACCGCGCCGCCGTCGACGCCGGTGACGTCGTCACGGCCGACAAGGCCGGTGTGGTCAAGCAGGTCTCCGCCGACATCGTCGAGACGATGAACGACGACGGGTCCTACTCGACGTACCGCCTGGCGAAGTTCCGCCGCTCGAACCAGGGCACCTGCATCAACCAGCGCCCGCTGGTGAGCGAGGGTGACCGGCTCGAGGTCGGCAGCCCGATCGCCGACGGCCCGTGCACCGACGACGCCGAGATGGCGCTGGGCACCAACCTGCTCGTGGCGTTCATGCCGTGGCAGGGCCACAACTACGAGGACGCGATCATCCTCAGCCAGCGCCTGGTGCAGGAGGACGTCCTCACCTCGATCCACATCGAGGAGCACGAGGTCGACGCCCGCGACACCAAGCTCGGCCCCGAGGAGATCACCCGGGACATCCCGAACGTCTCCGAGGAGATGCTGGCCGACCTCGACGAGCGCGGGATCATCCGCATCGGCGCCGAGGTCACCACCGGTGACATCCTCGTCGGCAAGGTGACCCCGAAGGGCGAGACCGAGCTGACCCCCGAGGAGCGCCTGCTCCGCGCGATCTTCGGTGAGAAGGCGCGCGAGGTGCGCGACACCTCGATGAAGGTCCCGCACGGCGAGTCCGGCACCGTCATCGGCGTCCGGGTCTTCGACCGCGAGGAGGGCGACGAGCTGCCGCCGGGCGTGAACCAGCTGGTCCGCGTCTACGTCGCGCAGAAGCGCAAGATCTCCGTCGGTGACAAGCTCGCCGGTCGCCACGGCAACAAGGGCGTCATCGCGAAGATCCTGCCGATCGAGGACATGCCGTTCATGGAGGACGGCACCCCGGTCGACGTCGTGCTGAACCCCCTCGGTGTGCCGCGACGGATGAACATCGGCCAGATCCTCGAGCTCCACCTCGGCTGGCTCGCCAAGCAGGGTTGGGACCTCAACCTCTCCGGCGACCCGGACGACTCGGAGTGGAAGCAGCGCCTGATCAAGATCGGCGTGGGCCAGGCCGAGCCGAACACCAAGGTCGCGACCCCGGTGTTCGACGGCGCCCGTGAGGACGAGATCACCGGCCTGCTCGGCGCGACGATCCCCAACCGCGACGGCGTGCGGATGATCGGCGAGTCCGGCAAGGCCAGCCTGTTCGACGGCCGCTCCGGCGAGCCGTTCCCGGACCCGGTCTCGGTCGGCTACATGTACATCCTCAAGCTGCACCACCTCGTGGACGACAAGATCCACGCGCGCAGCACCGGCCCCTACTCGATGATCACGCAGCAGCCCCTGGGTGGTAAGGCCCAGTTCGGCGGCCAGCGGTTCGGCGAGATGGAGGTCTGGGCGATGGAGGCGTACGGCGCCGCCTACGCCCTGCAGGAGCTGCTGACGATCAAGTCCGACGACGTGCCCGGTCGCGTCAAGGTCTACGAGGCGATCGTCAAGGGCGAGAACATCCCCGACTCGGGCATCCCGGAGTCGTTCAAGGTGCTCGTCAAGGAGATGCAGTCGCTGTGCCTGAACGTCGAGGTGCTCAGCCAGGACGGCTCGCAGATCGAGCTCCGTGACGCGGAGGAGGACGTCTTCCGCGCCGCCGAGGAGCTCGGCATCGACCTGTCGCGCCGCGAGCCCAGCTCGGTCGAAGAAGTCTGAGGTGCGTGGCCGGCGCGCGCGAGCGCGCCGGCCCCCCTCGGTCCACAGCTCGATTCCCAGAACTAACGAAGGACAACAGCCATCGTGCTCGATGTGAACTTCTTCGACCAGCTCAAGATCGGCCTGGCCACTGCGGACGACATCCGCACGTGGAGCCACGGCGAGGTCAAGAAGCCCGAGACCATCAACTACCGCACGCTCAAGCCCGAGCGTGACGGCCTCTTCTGCGAGAAGATCTTCGGTCCCACCCGGGACTGGGAGTGCTACTGCGGCAAGTACAAGCGCGTGCGCTTCAAGGGCATCATCTGCGAGCGCTGCGGCGTCGAGGTGACCCGTTCCAAGGTGCGTCGTGAGCGCATGGGTCACATCGAGCTGGCCGCTCCCGTGACCCACATCTGGTACTTCAAGGGTGTGCCGAGCCGGCTGGGCTACCTGCTCGACCTGGCGCCGAAGGACCTCGAGAAGGTCATCTACTTCGCGGCGTACATGATCACCTCCGTCGACGAGGACGCCCGGCACCGCGACCTGGCCTCGCTCGAGGGCAAGGTCCAGCTGGAGCGCGAGCGCCTCGAGAAGCGTCGCGACACCTCCATCGAGGACCGCGCCAAGAAGCTCGAGGAGGACCTCGCCGCCCTCGAGGCCGAGGGTGCCAAGGCCGACCAGCGCCGCAAGGTCAAGGACGGCGCCGAGCGGGAGATGAAGCAGCTGCGCGACCGCGCGCAGCGCGAGATCGACCGTCTCGACGAGGTGTGGAACACCTTCAAGTCGCTCAAGGTCCAGGACCTCATGGGCGACGAGATGCTCTACCGCGAGATGAAGAACTGGTTCGGCAAGTACTTCGAGGGCCACATGGGCGCCACGGCGATCCAGAAGCGCCTCCAGTCCTTCGACATCGCCGCTGAGGTGGAGTCGCTGCGCGACACCATCGCCAACGGCAAGGGCCAGAAGAAGGTCCGCGCGCTCA is a window encoding:
- a CDS encoding J domain-containing protein, which produces MTPSWYDVLGVEPTASDEGIRAAWKAAIADLDPTDRRFRAANQAAEVLLDPDRRAAHDAQLAAEEAAEEAVAEDAAGEAEAQPEPGLEPAPAVGVEPAAAPRSRHVPSWLLAVVAVLAAGAVALAVVLAQDLGTNADVVEDAAREAQATAERAIVPVLSFDHRRLEEDRAAARSYLTPAYREEYDKLFDVISQNAPSTETVVTGQVLASGLARTDDDGTRVEVVLFLDRVTERKDYDQPRTSYDQVAVTMVERDGDWLVDGLDTTPLD
- the rpoB gene encoding DNA-directed RNA polymerase subunit beta; this encodes MAARTTSGNPRRISFNKIQDPIEVPQLLSLQTDSFDWLIGNDKWNAVVERRRAEGEDVSSKSGLQEIFEEISPIEDFSETMSLSFENPVFYDPKYTVDECKEKDFTYSAPLYVSAEFTNNDTGEIKGQTVFMGDFPLMTDKGTFIINGTERVVVSQLVRSPGVYFERSADKTSDKDIYTAKMIPSRGAWLEFEIDKRDLVGVRLDRKRKQNVTVLLKALGMTTEQILEEFRRPDGTVYESIELTLEKDNTQAQDDALLDIYRKLRPGEPPTREAAQTLLNNYYFNPKRYDLAKVGRYKINKKLGLTEAFDQQTLTIDDIVAAIKYIVALHDGQEQLEAPQGTLDISSDDIDHFGNRRMRTVGELIQNQLRTGLARMERVVRERMTTQDVEAITPQSLINIRPVVAALKEFFGTSQLSQFMDQTNPIAGLTHKRRLSALGPGGLSRDRAGMEVRDVHPSHYGRMCPIETPEGPNIGLIGSLASYGRINPFGFVETPYRKVIDGRVTDQIDYLTADDEDRYVIAQANAGMDDDGRFTEERVLVRQRDGEVSEILAGEVDYMDVSPRQMVSVATALIPFLEHDDANRALMGANMQRQAVPLITSDSPLVGTGIEYRAAVDAGDVVTADKAGVVKQVSADIVETMNDDGSYSTYRLAKFRRSNQGTCINQRPLVSEGDRLEVGSPIADGPCTDDAEMALGTNLLVAFMPWQGHNYEDAIILSQRLVQEDVLTSIHIEEHEVDARDTKLGPEEITRDIPNVSEEMLADLDERGIIRIGAEVTTGDILVGKVTPKGETELTPEERLLRAIFGEKAREVRDTSMKVPHGESGTVIGVRVFDREEGDELPPGVNQLVRVYVAQKRKISVGDKLAGRHGNKGVIAKILPIEDMPFMEDGTPVDVVLNPLGVPRRMNIGQILELHLGWLAKQGWDLNLSGDPDDSEWKQRLIKIGVGQAEPNTKVATPVFDGAREDEITGLLGATIPNRDGVRMIGESGKASLFDGRSGEPFPDPVSVGYMYILKLHHLVDDKIHARSTGPYSMITQQPLGGKAQFGGQRFGEMEVWAMEAYGAAYALQELLTIKSDDVPGRVKVYEAIVKGENIPDSGIPESFKVLVKEMQSLCLNVEVLSQDGSQIELRDAEEDVFRAAEELGIDLSRREPSSVEEV